One window from the genome of Crassostrea angulata isolate pt1a10 chromosome 2, ASM2561291v2, whole genome shotgun sequence encodes:
- the LOC128173475 gene encoding UPF0394 inner membrane protein YeeE-like — MSSCVVVPSVSSVEEISTGNENGAEVNNTSYPTCQAQVNPEADVGNMQISDGRTRGTSRDSKCGIRTLKIVTSLICGVMLGIGLEKARVFDPRSVRDQMVFESFTMLKMFFTAVATGQITLSILSIIPRTKRYFEESCVQFVACFAYKGVLSTILGSFTFGVGMSLCGACPAMVFAQIGGAVPNAVFSLIGGLFGALTYGMLAHVIERTTKPKNPVQVHQIHKKLNLPYIALALPMAAFLCGGVAIIEWLWPTSKDLDNLNIEISADTNVFQQVAWPPYIAGILVGLCQVPLVLVLCDTLGGSSCYATVVSQWVVTERLQKMFPYLARCRGGLGNWWQVLLVIGVTGGAVMSAGLSSSIGTVSGVSIPDALVGGVLMLWGSRFASGCTSGHGISGMGLFAWLSFLAVPSIFAGGISTAFLMKYTGVKDHYVTYTGGV; from the exons ATGTCTTCTTGTGTAGTTGTACCGTCCGTTTCGTCCGTTGAGGAAATATCAACCGGAAATGAAAATGGAGCGGAAGTAAACAACACATCCTATCCAACATGTCAAGCGCAAGTCAATCCGGAAGCGGATGTGGGAAACATGCAAATTTCAGACGGAAGAACAAGGGGGACATCAAGGGACTCGAAATGTGGAATCAGGACGTTGAAAATTGTGACGTCGTTGATCTGTGGAGTGATGCTGGGAATCGGTCTTGAGAAAGCTCGAG tttttgatcCAAGGAGTGTCCGAGATCAGATGGTGTTTGAAAGCTTCACAATGCTCAAGATGTTCTTCACTGCGGTAGCGACAG gTCAAATAACACTATCCATCTTATCGATAATCCCGCGGACCAAGCGCTATTTTGAGGAGTCGTGTGTCCAGTTCGTGGCCTGTTTCGCATATAAGGGTGTTCTGTCTACCATTCTGGGCTCCTTCACTTTCGGGGTCGGGATGTCCCTCTGTGGCGCG TGTCCCGCCATGGTTTTTGCACAGATCGGTGGCGCTGTTCCAAATGCAG TATTCTCCCTCATTGGAGGTTTGTTTGGTGCCTTGACGTACGGAATGTTGGCTCACGTTATTGAAAGAACAACGAAACCAAAGAATCCTGTACAAGTGCACCA AATTCACAAGAAACTTAATCTGCCGTACATAGCATTGGCCCTTCCAATGGCCGCATTTCTTTGCGGAGGAGTTGCTATTATTGAATGGCTCTGGCCAACCAGCAAAGACCTGGATAACCTAAAT ATTGAAATCAGCGCCGACACAAATGTCTTTCAGCAAGTTGCATGGCCGCCGTATATCGCAG GTATTCTGGTGGGTCTGTGTCAGGTGCCCTTGGTGTTGGTCCTTTGTGACACCCTGGGTGGTTCATCGTGTTACGCCACGGTGGTATCCCAATGGGTGGTCACTGAGCGGCTACAGAAGATGTTCCCTTACCTGGCCAGGTGTAGGGGCGGTCTGGGAAATTGGTGGCAG gtattGCTTGTGATCGGAGTAACAGGGGGCGCTGTGATGTCTGCGGGACTTTCCTCGTCGATCGGAACGGTTTCGGGTGTTAGTATTCCTGACGCTTTGGTTGGAGGGGTCCTTATGCTGTGGGGCTCAAGATTCGCCTCAGGGTGTACAAG TGGGCATGGGATTTCAGGGATGGGGCTGTTTGCCTGGCTGTCCTTCCTGGCAGTGCCCTCCATTTTTGCGGGAGGAATATCCACGGCGTTCCTGATGAAATATACCGGGGTCAAAGATCACTACGTGACCTACACTGGTGGCGTGTGA
- the LOC128174431 gene encoding multiple epidermal growth factor-like domains protein 10, with product FFYISFTDDLSYQKFASLSPIFINALNYDASKAVDRNPLTCMRANAVGQTSEDKIIWWKVDLGGIYRIYSINILFRSYDGYEFRQRGRFAGFSLYVSADDDGLKSSSLCYKDGPQLPPLNFTTFCIKPGRYVTFYNERLDGEFYPKNYELANVYTELCEVIIKECENGWYGDKCSQKCVGNCLYNSICNHVTGHCDVGCDAGWKGSMCDKECENGWYGETCGKKCVQNCKNNSTCNHVSGHCDVGCYVGWRGPMCEKECGSGWYGENCSQQCVGSCRDNSTCNHVTECENGRYGENCSQQCVGNCMNNSTCNHVTGHCDVGCGVGWTGSICDKECPPGHFGTECMGNCSGNCINNTECDPINGECSDGCIDGYIGRRCENYTVSNHLPFKNSIQPFFLIIGFSAPVVVNAFFIACTCTLIRHWKKSSRKRSDKADVPISLRSMSYARREVASIEPDHYQYVDLPVKEMCYQNMSFY from the exons tttttttacatttctttcaCAGATGATTTATcatatcaaaaatttgcatCCCTTTCACCGATATTCATTAATGCATTGAATTATGATGCAAGTAAGGCAGTAGATAGAAACCCCTTAACGTGTATGAGGGCAAATGCAGTTGGACAAACCTCCGAGGACAAGATTATTTGGTGGAAAGTGGATCTCGGTGGAATTTACAGAATCTACAGCATCAACATCCTGTTTAGATCCTACGACGGTTACG AGTTTCGACAACGAGGACGTTTTGCTGGGTTCTCGCTGTATGTATCAGCTGATGACGACGGACTGAAGAGTTCCTCTCTATGTTACAAGGACGGGCCTCAGTTGCCCCCCTTGAATTTTACAACTTTCTGTATAAAACCAGGTCGCTATGTGACATTTTACAACGAAAGATTGGATGGAGAATTTTACCCAAAAAACTATGAACTAGCCAATGTTTACACTGAGCTTTGTGAAGTTATAATTAAGG AATGTGAAAATGGATGGTATGGTGACAAATGTAGTCAAAAATGTGTAGGAAATTGTCTTTACAACTCAATATGTAATCACGTGACTGGTCATTGTGACGTAGGGTGTGATGCTGGATGGAAAGGATCTATGTGTGACAAGG AATGTGAAAATGGATGGTATGGTGAAACCTGTGGTAAAAAATGcgtacaaaattgtaaaaacaattcAACGTGTAATCACGTGAGTGGTCATTGTGACGTAGGATGTTATGTTGGATGGAGAGGACCCATGTGTGAAAAGG AATGTGGAAGTGGGTGGTATGGTGAAAACTGTAGTCAACAATGTGTAGGGAGTTGTAGAGACAACTCAACGTGTAATCACGTGACTG aaTGTGAAAATGGAAGGTATGGTGAAAACTGTAGTCAACAGTGTGTAGGAAATTGTATGAACAACTCAACATGTAATCACGTGACTGGTCATTGTGACGTAGGATGTGGTGTTGGATGGACAGGATCTATTTGTGACAAGG AGTGTCCACCTGGACATTTCGGGACTGAATGCATGGGGAATTGTAGCGGAAATTGTATAAACAATACAGAGTGTGATCCCATCAATGGCGAATGTTCTGATGGATGTATTGACGGTTACATTGGGAGAAGATGTGAAAACT ataCTGTCAGCAACCATCTACCGTTCAAAAACTCGATTCAACCTTTTTTCTTGATCATTGGATTTTCAGCACCAGTCGTGGTCAACGCTTTCTTCAttgcttgtacatgtacattaataagACACTG gAAAAAGTCTAGTCGCAAGAGATCCGATAAAGCTGATGTCCCTATCTCATTAAGGTCCATGTCCTACGCTAGAAGAGAGGTTGCATCGATTGAACCTGATCATTACCAATATGTTGATTTACCCGTCAAAGAAATGTGTTATCAGAATATGTCTTTTTACTGA